Part of the Bacteroidota bacterium genome, ATGCTGTAAATAATATAGATTACAGCAAAAACAATGTATATATAATTCTGCGCTGCGTGCATTAAAAATATTTTTGCTAAACGTGAAAAAATTAATACATCTTTTTTTCCAAAGTAAATCCCCATTTATCCGCAAACCTTTCCTGCTCGGCAATGAAGTTTTTATTAAGCAAGTCAAGTGAAGTATTTATTTTGGCGGCAAGTTCTTTTTGTTTCGCCTCATCTTCTGCGCTATATTCTTCGCTGGGGATGCTGTAAAGCCGCGCGTATTCTGTAAACTCCACATCCAGCATGCCTTTATACGCCTTTATTAAATTAACGGCACTCTGTTTATACGCATCAAAATCCTTGTGCGCTTCTGTTTTCTCAACCTTTTCCGCGCAGGCAGTTACATTGCTTTTGAAATCCGCTAAAGCTTTCTTTATATCGTCAGTATTTAATTTATCGCATATATCATAAAAACTTCCCTCCGCAGCGAGGCACATTTTCTGAATAGAGACTATGCGGTCGTTAAAAGTTATGGCATCATCCTTCGTTGGTCCGCAAGACACAAGAAGAAATAGGATGCCGGTAAAGGGTAAAATAAATTTTTTCATTTTGATTATGATTGGTGATTATGAAATATTATGCAAACTTACAAAGTTCCTCTTTGTTCCTGTTCTCTTTCAATCGCCTCAAACAATGCTTTGAAATTTCCTTTGCCGAAACTTTTCGCTCCTTTGCGCTGAATGATCTCATAAAAAACTGTTGGGCGATCTTCCACCGGTTTTGTGAATAGCTGAAGCAAATATCCTTCTTCATCACGGTCAACGAGAATGTTTAGTTTTTTTATCTGTTCAACGTCTTCGTCAATTTTTCCCACGCGCGCGAATAAATCGTCATAATAGGTTTCGGGTACATAGAGGAAATCCACTCCGCGTTTGCGAAGTTCGGTTACGGTTGAAATAATATCTTCCGTGAGAAGTGCAATGTGCTGCACGCCCGAACCTTTATAAAACTCAAGGTACTCATCAATCTGAGATTTCTTTTTTCCTTTTGCGGGCTCGTTGATGGGGAATTTCACATAGCCGTTTCCGTTTGAAACCACTTTGCTCATCAGTGCGGTGAATTCTGTAGAAATATCTTTATCATCAAACGTGATGAGAAGTTTGAAGCCCATTGCCTCTTCATAAAATTTCACCCACTCGTTCATTTGTCCGAGTTCAACATTTCCCACGCAATGATCCACCACTTTCAATCCGACAGGAGAAGTTTTCAAAATTGATTTCGCGGGTTTATATCCCGGAAGAAATGCTCCTTTATAATTTTTTCTTTCAACGAATGTGTGCAGGGTTTCACCATAAGTATGAATACTGGCAACTTTCACTTCTCCGAATTCGTCCTTCATTGTTTGCGGAGGAGAAAATGGTTTTGCTCCGCGCTTCACTGTTTCGTTAAAAGATTTTTCGGCATCATCCACCCATAGCGCAAGCACTTTCACTCCATCGCCATGGGTTGCAACATGCTTGGTGATTTCGCTGTTCGGGTCAAAGGAAGTAGTGAGCACTAATCGGATTTTTCCCTGCTGAAGCACATACGAAGCGCGGTCTTTCACGCCTGTTTCCAATCCAGCGTAAGCCACGAGTTCAAATCCCCATGCCGATTGGTAGTAATAAGCCGACTGCTTTGCATTGCCTACATAAAATTCTA contains:
- the hppD gene encoding 4-hydroxyphenylpyruvate dioxygenase; protein product: MTTHTEPINKLQELHKNGFPDFLPLNGTDYVEFYVGNAKQSAYYYQSAWGFELVAYAGLETGVKDRASYVLQQGKIRLVLTTSFDPNSEITKHVATHGDGVKVLALWVDDAEKSFNETVKRGAKPFSPPQTMKDEFGEVKVASIHTYGETLHTFVERKNYKGAFLPGYKPAKSILKTSPVGLKVVDHCVGNVELGQMNEWVKFYEEAMGFKLLITFDDKDISTEFTALMSKVVSNGNGYVKFPINEPAKGKKKSQIDEYLEFYKGSGVQHIALLTEDIISTVTELRKRGVDFLYVPETYYDDLFARVGKIDEDVEQIKKLNILVDRDEEGYLLQLFTKPVEDRPTVFYEIIQRKGAKSFGKGNFKALFEAIEREQEQRGTL